In Rattus norvegicus strain BN/NHsdMcwi chromosome 3, GRCr8, whole genome shotgun sequence, a genomic segment contains:
- the Or1j15b gene encoding olfactory receptor Olr400, which produces MRMDNESTVSEFILLGLPIRAEDQAVYSAMFLAMYLTTVLGNLLIILLIRLDSHLHTPMYFFLSHLAFTDISFSSVTVPKMLMNMLTHSQSISYTGCVSQVYFFIVFASIDSFLLTSMAYDRYVAICYPLHYTLIMNMTLCVLLVVISWTLSSANALVQTLLLAHLSHFRNNTIPHYFCDLSTLLKLSSSDTTINDLIILILGNAVITLPFICILVSYGYIGVTILKTPSIKGICKALSTCGSHLCVVSLYYGAIIGLYFVPSSKNANEKNVIVAIMYTVVTPMFNPFIYSLRNRDMKGALRNILSRIK; this is translated from the coding sequence ATGAGGATGGATAATGAGAGCACAGTGTCTGAGTTCATCCTCCTGGGGCTCCCCATTCGAGCAGAGGACCAAGCTGTGTACTCTGCCATGTTCCTGGCCATGTACCTGACAACTGTGCTGGGGAACCTGCTCATCATCCTGCTCATCAGGCTGGACTCTCAcctccacacccccatgtacttcttcctcagtcACTTGGCTTTCACAGACATCTCATTCTCATCAGTCACAGTTCCAAAGATGCTTATGAATATGCTGACACACAGTCAGTCCATCTCATATACCGGGTGTGTTTCCCAAGTGTATTTTTTCATAGTTTTTGCTAGTATTGAtagctttcttctgacctccatggcatACGACAGGTATGTGGCCATCTGCTATCCTCTGCACTATACCCTCATCATGAATATGACTCTCTGTGTTCTTCTAGTAGTAATTTCCTGGACCTTATCTTCAGCCAATGCCCTTGTGCAAACCCTCCTTTTGGCTCACCTATCTCACTTTAGAAACAATACCATCCCCCACTATTTCTGTGACCTCTCTACTTTGCTGAAACTGTCTAGCTCAGACACCACCATCAATGATCTCATCATCCTTATTTTAGGTAATGCAGTTATTACCCTGCCATTCATATGCATTCTGGTCTCTTATGGTTACATTGGAGTCACCATTCTGAAAACTCCCTCCATCAAGGGAATCTGCAAAGCCTTGTCCACTTGTGGTTCTCACCTCTGTGTGGTTTCCTTGTACTATGGAGCCATCATTGGACTATATTTTGTCCCCTCATCTAAGAATGCTAATGAGAAAAATGTCattgtggctataatgtacacTGTGGTCACACCTATGTTTAATCCATTTATCTATAGTCTGAGGAATCGGGATATGAAAGGAGCGCTGAGAAATATCCTCAGCCGAATAAAATGA